In Desulfosediminicola ganghwensis, a single window of DNA contains:
- the ispG gene encoding flavodoxin-dependent (E)-4-hydroxy-3-methylbut-2-enyl-diphosphate synthase, whose amino-acid sequence MIIRRQTRTIQLGDLQIGGSSPISVQSMTNTDTRDTKATIEQIKRLEQAGCEIIRCAVLDQEAAEALRTIRDGIQIPLIADIHFDHRLAISAMENGAQGIRINPGNLGGEEKLAAVVAAARMHKVPIRVGVNSGSIEKDLLEKHGYPTPENPSSLIESAMRNVRLVEKHGYEEMKISIKSSDVMTTVSGYQQLSKLTDYPLHLGVTEAGGLIAGTVKSSVALGILLSQGIGDTFRISLTRDPEEEIRVGFELLRSLKIRERGPELISCPTCGRTQINLFELAEEVERYVQTMETQIKVAVMGCVVNGPGEAKEADIGVTGGNGVGIIFKKGAIFKKVSEDVLLETFLAELKKMEEEGRKS is encoded by the coding sequence ATGATTATCCGACGTCAGACACGAACCATCCAACTCGGCGATCTGCAGATTGGCGGCAGTAGCCCGATTTCCGTACAGTCCATGACCAATACGGACACTCGTGATACCAAAGCGACCATCGAGCAGATTAAAAGGCTCGAGCAGGCAGGGTGCGAGATTATCCGCTGTGCGGTACTCGATCAGGAGGCGGCAGAGGCGCTCCGTACCATCAGAGATGGTATCCAGATTCCACTGATTGCCGACATTCATTTCGATCACCGGCTGGCCATCAGTGCCATGGAAAACGGTGCCCAGGGTATACGCATCAATCCCGGCAACCTCGGTGGTGAGGAGAAGCTCGCCGCGGTGGTGGCCGCCGCCAGGATGCATAAGGTACCGATAAGAGTTGGCGTAAACAGCGGGTCCATAGAAAAAGACCTCTTGGAAAAGCACGGTTATCCCACCCCTGAGAATCCATCATCTCTGATTGAGAGCGCTATGAGAAATGTGCGTCTGGTGGAAAAACACGGCTATGAGGAGATGAAGATTTCCATCAAGTCCTCTGACGTGATGACCACTGTCAGCGGTTATCAGCAGCTCTCAAAGCTCACCGATTATCCTCTGCATCTTGGGGTTACCGAAGCTGGTGGCCTGATCGCAGGTACAGTGAAATCAAGTGTGGCCCTCGGCATTCTTCTCAGTCAGGGGATTGGCGATACGTTCAGAATTTCACTTACCAGAGATCCGGAAGAAGAGATCAGGGTAGGTTTTGAGCTGCTTCGTTCGCTCAAGATCCGGGAGCGCGGCCCTGAGTTGATTTCCTGCCCAACCTGTGGAAGAACCCAGATCAATCTTTTTGAATTGGCTGAAGAAGTGGAACGTTATGTTCAGACCATGGAAACTCAAATTAAAGTTGCGGTCATGGGTTGTGTGGTCAATGGGCCAGGTGAGGCCAAAGAGGCTGATATTGGTGTAACCGGCGGTAACGGAGTCGGTATCATCTTTAAAAAAGGTGCGATATTCAAAAAGGTTTCAGAAGATGTTCTGTTGGAAACATTTCTCGCTGAATTGAAAAAAATGGAAGAGGAAGGGCGAAAATCCTGA
- the tsaB gene encoding tRNA (adenosine(37)-N6)-threonylcarbamoyltransferase complex dimerization subunit type 1 TsaB, translating into MKQVVESDGCILAVDTATSCSTVALTLGTRANGRVLGSVSLSSNVTHSRRLLGAIDRLLSESGCSKNDISGYAVGLGPGSFTGLRIGMATVKGLAAAADKPLYGVSTLDILAANCHDPRQICAVLDARKKEVYARFYRMKDNTTPEAVTEIAAYSPETLAEVINEPTLMVGDGLAVYRDFWLEKLGETISIAPSQLWSPSASSLGLIAGELAEQGQVLEIGSAIPMYVRASDAELNLQMKKKGTK; encoded by the coding sequence ATGAAACAGGTAGTGGAAAGCGATGGCTGTATCCTCGCAGTTGATACCGCCACTTCATGTTCGACTGTGGCGCTCACTTTGGGCACAAGGGCAAATGGCAGGGTTCTCGGAAGTGTGAGCCTGTCGAGTAATGTTACCCATTCAAGGAGATTACTTGGTGCCATTGACCGGTTGCTGAGTGAGTCCGGTTGCAGCAAAAATGATATCAGTGGTTATGCTGTTGGTCTGGGGCCGGGCAGTTTTACAGGCCTGCGTATCGGCATGGCCACTGTAAAGGGTTTGGCCGCCGCAGCGGATAAACCGCTTTACGGTGTATCCACCCTCGATATTCTTGCTGCGAATTGCCATGACCCGCGCCAGATTTGCGCTGTACTCGATGCGAGGAAAAAAGAAGTCTACGCTCGCTTTTACCGAATGAAGGATAATACAACGCCAGAGGCTGTGACGGAGATTGCGGCCTATTCACCTGAAACGCTTGCAGAAGTAATAAACGAACCGACCCTGATGGTTGGTGACGGTCTGGCAGTGTACAGGGATTTTTGGCTGGAGAAACTGGGCGAAACTATCAGCATTGCACCGTCCCAACTCTGGTCGCCATCCGCATCAAGTCTGGGGCTGATCGCTGGCGAATTGGCAGAACAGGGGCAAGTTCTTGAAATCGGTTCCGCCATTCCCATGTATGTCCGTGCCTCCGATGCTGAATTGAATCTGCAGATGAAAAAAAAAGGCACTAAATAG
- the rseP gene encoding RIP metalloprotease RseP translates to MTTAFSFILVLGLLIFVHELGHFLFAKLFGVRVLKFSLGFGPKLFGKTVGDTEYVVSAIPLGGFVKMYGENPDEQDVPKEEREISFAHKSVGQRFGIIFAGPAFNFVFPVVMFFLLFLFSGTPERIDTTKIGNVAPGSPAAMAGMVENDVIISINGEPTDSWDDILHGVQGSRGEPIDVIVLREDAQKKLEIQPKYESVENMFGEELEPRFIIGIMPYAEFNYVHKGPIGAFTDACKQTWGYVDLTVTSIVKIFQQVVPASELGGPILIAQIAGQQMEAGWVNLLYFMGLLSVNLGILNLLPIPVLDGGHLMFLTIEAIRRKPLGERAQIIAQQIGLALLGTLMIFVFYNDIVRILTQ, encoded by the coding sequence ATGACAACTGCCTTTTCCTTTATACTCGTCCTTGGCCTGCTCATTTTTGTCCATGAGCTGGGCCACTTTCTGTTCGCCAAGCTCTTCGGGGTCAGGGTGCTGAAGTTCTCCCTTGGCTTTGGGCCGAAACTCTTCGGCAAGACCGTGGGCGACACCGAATATGTCGTCTCGGCCATCCCCCTTGGCGGTTTTGTAAAAATGTACGGAGAAAATCCGGATGAACAGGATGTACCCAAAGAAGAACGGGAGATATCGTTTGCCCACAAGAGCGTCGGTCAGCGTTTCGGTATAATATTTGCCGGACCAGCGTTCAACTTCGTTTTCCCCGTAGTGATGTTTTTCCTGCTCTTTCTCTTCTCAGGTACACCTGAGCGGATTGATACTACCAAAATCGGTAATGTCGCACCGGGTTCACCGGCAGCTATGGCTGGAATGGTTGAAAACGATGTTATCATTTCAATCAATGGCGAACCGACAGACAGTTGGGACGATATACTCCATGGTGTACAGGGGAGTCGCGGTGAGCCAATTGATGTGATTGTGCTGCGTGAAGACGCCCAGAAGAAGCTCGAAATTCAGCCTAAATATGAAAGTGTTGAAAACATGTTCGGCGAAGAGCTGGAGCCTCGCTTCATCATAGGTATTATGCCCTATGCCGAGTTTAATTATGTTCATAAAGGGCCGATCGGGGCTTTCACCGATGCCTGCAAACAAACCTGGGGCTATGTTGACCTTACTGTAACCAGTATCGTTAAGATCTTTCAACAGGTTGTGCCTGCCTCGGAGCTGGGGGGGCCGATCCTGATTGCCCAGATAGCTGGCCAGCAGATGGAAGCCGGCTGGGTTAACCTTCTCTACTTCATGGGGTTGTTGAGTGTCAATCTCGGTATCCTCAACCTGTTGCCTATTCCAGTGCTTGATGGCGGGCACCTGATGTTTCTAACCATTGAAGCGATCCGCAGAAAGCCACTTGGAGAGCGGGCGCAGATCATTGCCCAGCAAATCGGGTTGGCACTGCTTGGTACCTTGATGATCTTCGTCTTTTATAACGACATCGTGCGGATTTTGACCCAATGA
- a CDS encoding 1-deoxy-D-xylulose-5-phosphate reductoisomerase produces MKRIALLGSTGSIGVNVLEVVRQFPEDYSIVGLAAGRNLDRLKAQVLEFDPEVVSVIDEKHAEKIQAMLPTKYRTRVVCGTEGNCLVASHGDADITVSAIVGAAGLLPTLAAIRAGKPVGLANKETLVMAGRIVMAEARKHNVPLLPVDSEHSAIFQALEAGHRKDVAKIILTASGGPFRGKSREELQRVTREQALNHPNWDMGQKITIDSATLMNKGLEVIEARWLFDIGADDIEVVVHPQSVVHSLVEYQDGSVMAHLGIPDMRIPIAYALSYPRRLPLKLKPLQLSQCSNLEFHDPDYDSFPALGMAFEALRTGGVAPAVLNAANEVAVAAFLAERIGFTQIPETVAFTLNEVHQGSDESLEDILAADAAARVSAEQKISALA; encoded by the coding sequence ATGAAACGTATTGCACTTCTGGGTTCTACCGGTTCAATCGGTGTAAATGTTCTTGAGGTTGTCCGGCAGTTTCCCGAAGATTATTCTATTGTAGGACTTGCGGCAGGCCGAAACCTGGACCGACTCAAGGCCCAGGTGCTTGAGTTCGACCCTGAGGTGGTTTCCGTAATCGATGAGAAGCATGCTGAGAAAATACAGGCGATGTTGCCGACAAAGTATCGTACGCGGGTCGTGTGCGGCACCGAAGGCAACTGCCTGGTTGCGTCCCACGGCGATGCCGATATCACCGTCTCTGCCATAGTTGGGGCCGCTGGGCTGCTGCCCACCCTTGCTGCTATCCGTGCCGGAAAACCTGTCGGATTAGCCAACAAGGAAACTCTGGTCATGGCTGGCAGGATTGTGATGGCTGAGGCCAGAAAGCATAATGTACCGCTCCTACCGGTGGACTCTGAGCACAGCGCTATTTTTCAGGCGCTGGAAGCCGGGCACCGTAAGGATGTCGCAAAAATTATCCTCACCGCTTCCGGCGGCCCATTCAGGGGCAAGAGCCGTGAAGAGTTACAGAGGGTAACCCGGGAGCAGGCACTGAATCACCCAAACTGGGACATGGGGCAGAAAATAACTATTGATTCTGCCACACTCATGAATAAAGGTCTTGAGGTGATCGAAGCCAGATGGCTTTTTGATATCGGTGCAGATGATATAGAGGTTGTGGTTCATCCACAATCGGTTGTGCATTCACTGGTAGAGTATCAGGATGGCTCTGTGATGGCCCATCTCGGTATCCCTGATATGCGTATTCCGATAGCTTACGCCCTGTCGTACCCCAGGCGGTTGCCATTGAAGCTTAAACCTCTGCAGCTGTCCCAGTGTTCAAATCTTGAGTTCCATGATCCGGATTACGATTCTTTTCCGGCACTTGGCATGGCTTTTGAGGCATTGCGGACGGGGGGGGTTGCCCCTGCTGTGCTCAATGCAGCCAATGAGGTCGCAGTTGCAGCATTCTTAGCTGAGCGAATTGGTTTTACTCAGATACCCGAAACTGTAGCTTTTACTCTGAATGAAGTTCATCAGGGGAGCGATGAATCACTGGAAGATATCCTGGCAGCAGATGCAGCCGCCAGAGTTTCAGCAGAACAAAAAATTTCAGCCCTCGCCTGA
- a CDS encoding phosphatidate cytidylyltransferase: MSRTFPGILLAIAWVVLLLAGTPLYFQLVMLIVTAIGINEYLDMALESPPSISTRVLSIATLLLPYLGGWYFADTAGIQFGLFAATFFIFLYTIGCYSRLNEPYRFLSRLILGVVYVGVLVSYLPLIRNLPEGGEWLVVLTAITAGSDSGAYYSGRQFGKHKLSPAISPKKTIEGAVGGLVCAILAGLVLAVLLFDKVNLPFILFAAIILTGVGILGDLAESIIKRGTGTKDSGRLLAGHGGILDRIDSILLAAPVLYYLLYFFMGIQ, from the coding sequence ATGAGTCGTACTTTTCCCGGAATTTTATTGGCAATTGCCTGGGTTGTTCTACTACTTGCCGGAACGCCTCTCTATTTTCAACTGGTGATGCTGATAGTCACCGCTATCGGCATTAATGAGTATCTGGATATGGCGTTGGAAAGTCCACCGTCTATCTCCACCAGGGTGCTCTCAATCGCCACGTTATTGCTGCCCTATCTGGGTGGCTGGTACTTTGCCGATACTGCTGGAATTCAGTTCGGGCTGTTTGCCGCCACGTTCTTTATCTTTCTTTACACCATAGGTTGCTATTCCAGGCTGAATGAGCCGTATCGGTTCCTGAGCAGGCTTATCCTCGGCGTGGTCTATGTCGGCGTATTGGTATCCTATCTGCCGCTGATCCGTAATCTGCCAGAAGGTGGTGAATGGCTGGTGGTGCTGACAGCGATTACCGCCGGTTCAGATTCAGGAGCGTATTACTCAGGCCGACAATTCGGAAAGCATAAGCTTTCCCCTGCAATCAGCCCTAAAAAGACTATAGAGGGTGCTGTTGGCGGCCTTGTCTGTGCAATTCTGGCAGGCCTTGTCCTCGCTGTGCTCTTGTTTGATAAAGTTAATCTGCCGTTTATTCTGTTTGCTGCAATAATCCTTACAGGCGTCGGAATTCTAGGGGATCTCGCAGAGTCAATCATTAAGAGGGGTACCGGCACCAAGGATTCAGGCAGACTACTGGCTGGTCATGGTGGTATACTCGATAGAATCGATTCAATCCTGCTTGCTGCGCCTGTCTTGTATTACCTGTTGTACTTTTTTATGGGGATTCAATGA
- a CDS encoding isoprenyl transferase — MVIDPAIDTKRLPRHIALIMDGNGRWAQQQGKPRLFGHKAGVDSVRAIVETSREIGIEAITLYAFSTENWNRPEQEVNGLMTILKTYLSAELSRLLKNGIQLRCIGDLDRLPEGAAKALSKVIEATRQNDKLVLNLALSYGGRDELARAARILAERCVKGDLEPAAITPELINDNLYTTGLPDPDLMIRTGGEARLSNFLPWQLTYSEIFFTDIMWPDFRREQFLQAISDFQMRERRYGKTSAQVSAE, encoded by the coding sequence ATGGTCATTGACCCGGCGATAGACACCAAACGTCTGCCGCGCCATATTGCACTTATTATGGATGGCAACGGCAGGTGGGCGCAGCAACAGGGTAAGCCCAGACTGTTTGGTCATAAAGCAGGTGTGGATTCAGTGCGGGCGATTGTTGAGACGTCCCGTGAAATCGGCATTGAAGCAATTACTTTATACGCATTTTCCACAGAGAATTGGAACAGGCCTGAGCAGGAAGTAAACGGCCTGATGACTATTCTGAAAACATATCTTTCAGCTGAACTTTCCAGGTTATTGAAAAACGGGATACAGCTGCGCTGCATCGGTGACCTCGATCGTCTGCCGGAAGGTGCCGCAAAAGCACTGAGCAAGGTGATTGAGGCTACCAGGCAAAATGATAAGCTGGTGCTGAATCTGGCACTCAGCTATGGCGGCAGGGATGAACTGGCCCGGGCAGCACGGATACTTGCAGAGCGCTGTGTAAAAGGTGATCTCGAACCAGCTGCGATCACCCCTGAGCTAATCAATGATAACCTCTACACCACCGGACTACCAGACCCCGATCTCATGATCAGAACCGGTGGTGAGGCGCGCCTTTCCAATTTTCTGCCTTGGCAGCTTACCTATTCAGAGATATTTTTTACGGATATCATGTGGCCTGATTTTCGCCGGGAGCAGTTTCTGCAGGCGATCAGCGATTTTCAGATGAGAGAGCGCCGTTACGGTAAAACCAGTGCCCAAGTTTCAGCCGAGTGA
- the frr gene encoding ribosome recycling factor: MSDVILDMAEKMEKSVETFKNELSKIRTGRASISLLDGIMVDAYGSAMPVNQVGTLTIPESRMIAIQPWDVQMVPAIEKAILKSDIGLTPISDGKVIRLNIPQLTEERRKGLVKQVKKIAEEFRVAVRNSRRDAIDILKKQKKDKEISEDDLFKLQDDAQSETDSYIKQIDEISAAKEKEVLEV; the protein is encoded by the coding sequence ATGAGTGATGTGATACTGGATATGGCTGAGAAAATGGAGAAGAGCGTTGAGACGTTCAAAAACGAACTGTCGAAAATTCGTACAGGCCGCGCTTCAATTTCTCTCCTGGATGGAATTATGGTTGATGCCTATGGCAGCGCAATGCCAGTTAACCAGGTTGGAACACTGACGATCCCTGAGAGTCGGATGATTGCCATTCAACCCTGGGATGTCCAAATGGTTCCTGCCATTGAAAAGGCCATTTTAAAGTCAGATATTGGCCTTACTCCTATAAGCGACGGCAAAGTTATACGCTTGAATATTCCTCAGTTGACCGAGGAGCGTCGTAAAGGTCTGGTAAAGCAGGTCAAGAAAATTGCTGAGGAGTTCCGTGTGGCCGTTCGCAACTCTCGCCGAGATGCCATCGACATCCTCAAAAAGCAGAAGAAGGATAAGGAAATCTCTGAAGATGATTTGTTCAAGCTGCAGGATGATGCTCAGAGTGAGACCGACAGCTATATTAAGCAGATTGACGAGATAAGCGCTGCCAAAGAGAAAGAGGTTCTGGAGGTATAA
- the pyrH gene encoding UMP kinase, protein MQSIKYKRILLKLSGEALMGDDSYGINTDVLEFVAEEVKEIVRLGIEPGIVIGAGNIFRGVAGASRGMDRATADNMGMLATVMNSLAMQDALERKGVITRVMSAIPMQSVCEPYIRRRATRHLEKGRVVIFAAGTGNPYFTTDSAGVLRALEIDADLVIKATKVDGVYDKDPVVYPDAVKYDELTYDTVLQKGLRVMDAAGIALAKEDNKPIMVLDMSVSGNIRQAVSGKTVGTLITS, encoded by the coding sequence ATGCAGTCAATTAAGTATAAGCGAATCCTTCTGAAATTGAGCGGCGAAGCCTTGATGGGCGACGATTCTTACGGAATTAACACGGATGTGTTGGAATTTGTCGCAGAAGAAGTAAAAGAAATCGTAAGGCTGGGTATAGAGCCGGGTATCGTTATCGGAGCAGGGAATATTTTTCGTGGTGTTGCAGGCGCAAGCAGGGGCATGGACCGTGCGACGGCCGATAACATGGGCATGCTTGCCACTGTTATGAACAGCCTGGCGATGCAGGATGCCCTTGAGAGAAAGGGTGTTATCACCAGAGTTATGTCGGCAATTCCGATGCAGTCGGTTTGTGAGCCATATATTAGAAGACGTGCTACCCGTCATCTTGAGAAAGGAAGGGTTGTAATCTTTGCCGCTGGTACCGGTAATCCATACTTTACAACCGACTCTGCAGGTGTGTTGCGTGCACTTGAGATTGATGCCGATCTGGTGATTAAAGCCACCAAGGTAGATGGCGTATATGATAAGGATCCTGTTGTTTATCCTGATGCTGTCAAGTATGATGAATTGACATACGATACGGTTCTGCAAAAAGGACTTCGGGTTATGGATGCGGCTGGCATTGCTCTGGCCAAAGAAGACAATAAACCGATCATGGTACTTGATATGAGTGTTTCAGGTAATATCCGCCAGGCTGTAAGCGGAAAAACCGTTGGTACCCTGATAACGTCCTGA
- the tsf gene encoding translation elongation factor Ts: MKITSQMVKDLRDKTQAGMMDCKKALSETEGDMEKAVDLLRQKGLAVAAKRAGKATSEGTIGTYIHAGGKLGVMVELGCETDFVAKTDGFIDFAKDIAMHIAAANPVGITREDIPADVIAREKEIYVQQALDSGKPEAIVEKIVSGKLDKFVAEICLLEQKFVKDPDLTIQDKLNEVVATMGENISIKKFARFQVGAE, translated from the coding sequence ATGAAAATTACCAGTCAGATGGTAAAAGACCTGAGAGATAAAACTCAAGCAGGTATGATGGATTGTAAAAAGGCCTTGTCTGAGACAGAGGGCGACATGGAAAAAGCTGTCGACCTGCTTCGCCAGAAAGGACTTGCCGTTGCAGCCAAGCGCGCTGGCAAAGCTACCAGTGAAGGCACCATCGGTACTTACATTCATGCAGGTGGTAAACTCGGTGTTATGGTTGAGCTTGGTTGTGAGACCGACTTCGTAGCCAAGACCGATGGCTTTATAGATTTTGCAAAAGACATTGCAATGCATATTGCTGCTGCCAATCCGGTTGGTATCACCCGTGAGGACATTCCAGCGGATGTTATTGCACGTGAGAAAGAGATCTACGTACAGCAGGCTCTTGACTCCGGTAAGCCAGAGGCAATCGTAGAGAAGATAGTTTCCGGTAAACTCGACAAGTTCGTAGCCGAGATTTGTCTACTTGAGCAGAAATTCGTCAAAGATCCGGACCTCACCATTCAGGACAAACTGAATGAGGTGGTTGCGACCATGGGCGAAAATATTTCGATTAAGAAATTCGCCCGATTCCAGGTAGGTGCCGAGTAA
- the rpsB gene encoding 30S ribosomal protein S2, whose amino-acid sequence MAQATVKDMLQAGLHFGHQTRRWNPKMKQYIYGPRNGIYIINLDRTKKLFDKACDFISQEVKEGGTVLFVGTKRQAQMIINEEAKRCGMYYVDHRWLGGMLTNFQTIKKSIERLKAIESMQADGSINRFPKKEILLMEKERIKLERNVGGIKDMRNIPTVMFVVDPKKEAIAVSEAQKLGIPVVAITDTNCDPDGIDFVIPGNDDAIRSIRLISQQVAESILAGQAERDGDDASEEAIAAAMADAGAEMADEAAGTEE is encoded by the coding sequence ATGGCTCAAGCAACTGTTAAAGACATGCTGCAGGCAGGACTTCACTTTGGTCATCAGACCAGACGCTGGAATCCTAAGATGAAACAATACATTTACGGTCCCCGTAACGGTATTTACATCATCAATCTTGATCGCACCAAGAAGCTTTTTGATAAAGCTTGTGATTTCATTTCCCAGGAAGTGAAGGAAGGCGGTACTGTTCTTTTCGTAGGAACCAAGCGTCAGGCTCAGATGATCATCAACGAAGAAGCAAAGCGTTGTGGCATGTACTATGTTGATCATCGCTGGCTGGGTGGAATGCTTACCAACTTCCAGACCATCAAGAAATCGATTGAGCGTCTCAAGGCCATCGAGTCCATGCAGGCTGATGGTTCTATCAACAGGTTCCCTAAGAAAGAGATTCTGTTGATGGAAAAAGAGCGTATTAAGCTTGAGAGAAACGTTGGCGGTATTAAGGATATGCGTAATATTCCTACCGTTATGTTTGTTGTAGATCCTAAGAAAGAAGCGATCGCAGTAAGTGAAGCGCAGAAACTTGGTATCCCTGTAGTAGCAATCACCGATACCAACTGTGACCCTGATGGTATCGACTTCGTGATTCCTGGTAACGATGACGCGATCAGATCCATTCGCCTGATCAGTCAGCAGGTTGCTGAGTCCATCCTCGCAGGTCAGGCTGAGCGAGATGGTGATGATGCTTCGGAAGAAGCAATCGCTGCTGCTATGGCTGACGCCGGTGCAGAGATGGCTGACGAAGCTGCCGGAACCGAAGAGTAA
- a CDS encoding YkgJ family cysteine cluster protein — protein MSYQKVFPEGMEPLGTTPFNFSCHPGVPCFTTCCKKVDLVLYPYDIICLKNRLQIDSEEFLQRYTALVKGSNPFFPTVMLALTEEGRGECPFLTDDGCAVYEYRPTDCRTYPLERAVDRNPEKGGVAEYYFLAKHDYCAGHDEQQLLTAREYIRSQKLDRHNTMNGLWAEIDTLFMQNPWKGEGAGGPGQQLAFLICYNIDGFRRMAEERNLFDQFKLPKSRRRSINSSDEELLKFGFDWLKMLFGGKSSLIRR, from the coding sequence ATGAGTTATCAAAAAGTTTTCCCTGAAGGTATGGAACCGCTCGGTACAACTCCGTTCAATTTCAGTTGTCACCCAGGCGTACCCTGTTTTACCACCTGTTGTAAAAAAGTAGATCTTGTTTTGTACCCTTATGACATCATATGCCTTAAGAACAGACTGCAAATTGATTCCGAGGAATTTTTACAAAGATATACTGCGCTGGTAAAAGGATCCAATCCGTTTTTCCCTACCGTAATGCTGGCATTGACCGAGGAAGGCAGAGGAGAGTGTCCTTTTTTAACTGACGATGGTTGCGCAGTATATGAGTACAGGCCTACGGATTGCAGAACCTACCCGTTGGAAAGGGCGGTTGACCGCAATCCTGAAAAAGGTGGTGTTGCAGAGTATTACTTTCTCGCAAAGCATGATTATTGTGCAGGACATGATGAGCAGCAATTACTCACAGCAAGGGAATACATCCGAAGCCAGAAATTAGATCGACATAATACTATGAACGGATTGTGGGCTGAGATCGATACCCTCTTTATGCAAAATCCATGGAAGGGAGAGGGCGCCGGTGGTCCAGGGCAACAGCTGGCTTTTTTGATTTGTTATAATATCGATGGTTTCAGGAGAATGGCTGAGGAACGAAATCTGTTCGATCAGTTTAAACTTCCCAAGTCCAGAAGGCGAAGTATTAATAGTAGCGATGAGGAGCTGCTTAAATTCGGTTTTGATTGGCTGAAGATGCTTTTTGGTGGCAAATCCTCACTGATCCGTAGATAA
- the rplQ gene encoding 50S ribosomal protein L17 — MRHLKSGRKLGRTSSHREAMFRNMVTSLFEHERIVTTKEKAKELRPIAEKMITLAKRGDLHARRQALSYIRSEDVVHKLFSDIKDQFADRNGGYTRILQTGTRRGDCASMAIIELVGYEEKIEEVSDEN, encoded by the coding sequence ATGAGACATCTTAAATCTGGCAGAAAACTTGGCCGCACAAGCTCACATCGTGAGGCTATGTTCAGAAACATGGTTACCTCACTTTTTGAGCATGAGCGTATTGTTACCACCAAAGAGAAGGCGAAAGAGCTTCGTCCTATCGCAGAGAAGATGATCACCCTCGCTAAGCGCGGTGATCTCCATGCTCGTCGTCAGGCTTTGTCTTACATCCGAAGTGAGGATGTAGTTCATAAGCTTTTCAGCGATATCAAAGATCAGTTTGCTGATCGTAACGGTGGTTACACCCGTATCCTTCAGACCGGTACCCGTCGCGGTGATTGCGCTTCCATGGCTATCATTGAACTGGTTGGTTATGAAGAGAAGATCGAAGAAGTCTCTGACGAGAATTAA
- a CDS encoding DNA-directed RNA polymerase subunit alpha, whose product MTQAAEEKIPFYRNWRELIKPEKIEVDRAKHTESYGKFVCQPLERGFASTIGNSLRRILLSSIQGAAITTVKIEGALHEFTTLKDVMEDVSEIILNVKQVRLKLNSEDAQVVVIDKTGPGQVTAADIAGNAFVEVMNPEQVICTLTGETNFRAEFTVEWGKGYQPAERQNKDDLSIGQIPIDAIFTPIKKIQYFIAQARVGQQTDYDKLTIEIETDGSVRPENGLAYAAKILKDQMSIFINFDEEQAEPAKDEGDVSDSEPLNPYLDKPVEDLELSVRSANCLKNAEIHYIGDLAQKTDQEMLKTKNFGRKSLNEIKALLAEMDLTLGMKFENWVRPCDREKEED is encoded by the coding sequence ATGACGCAAGCTGCCGAAGAAAAAATACCGTTTTACCGTAACTGGCGCGAGCTGATCAAACCCGAGAAAATTGAGGTAGACAGGGCTAAGCATACCGAGTCTTATGGTAAGTTTGTTTGTCAACCGCTTGAGCGGGGATTCGCGTCCACGATCGGAAATTCATTGCGCAGAATACTTCTGTCATCCATCCAGGGCGCTGCGATCACTACTGTTAAAATTGAAGGCGCTCTGCACGAATTCACCACCCTGAAAGACGTGATGGAGGATGTAAGTGAAATCATCCTTAACGTCAAGCAGGTACGTTTGAAATTGAATTCAGAAGATGCGCAGGTCGTGGTTATTGATAAAACCGGCCCCGGGCAGGTTACCGCTGCAGACATCGCTGGAAATGCGTTCGTAGAGGTAATGAATCCGGAGCAGGTAATCTGTACCCTGACAGGAGAAACAAATTTCCGAGCCGAATTCACTGTTGAATGGGGTAAAGGATATCAACCTGCAGAAAGACAGAACAAAGACGATCTGAGCATTGGGCAGATTCCGATTGACGCAATCTTCACCCCGATCAAAAAGATCCAGTATTTTATCGCACAGGCTCGTGTTGGTCAGCAGACAGATTACGATAAGCTGACCATCGAAATTGAGACAGATGGAAGTGTGAGACCTGAAAATGGTCTGGCATATGCTGCCAAAATCTTGAAGGATCAGATGTCTATCTTCATCAACTTCGATGAAGAGCAAGCTGAACCTGCCAAGGATGAGGGAGATGTATCTGACAGCGAACCGCTGAATCCATACCTCGATAAACCGGTTGAGGATCTTGAACTCTCAGTACGCTCTGCTAACTGTCTGAAGAATGCGGAAATTCACTACATTGGTGATCTTGCGCAGAAGACTGATCAGGAAATGCTGAAGACCAAGAACTTTGGACGTAAGTCCCTTAATGAGATCAAGGCCCTGCTCGCAGAGATGGATCTTACTCTCGGTATGAAGTTCGAGAATTGGGTTCGCCCTTGCGATCGCGAAAAAGAAGAAGATTAG